The genomic segment TTGcttcaatttatatttcaagTGGCTTATTTCTAGCCATAGTTAGTATATTGCATTCACTTGGTCTCAAATACCTTCCAGTGTCTACTTATTCTCTTGTTTGTGCATCCCAATTGGGCTTCAATGCTTTGTTCTCTTTCTTCCTCAACTCCCTTAAGCTCACTCCTTTCATAATCAATTCTTTAGTACTTCTCACCATCTCCTCCATCCTCCTGGTATTCCAAGACGACTCCGCAGAATCTAAACAAGTCTACAGAAGAAAGTACGCACTCGGATTTATATGCACTGTTGGTGCTTCTGCTGGATATGGATTGCTGCTTTCTTTAACCCAATTTGCCTTTAAGAAGGTTCTAAAGCAGGAAACCTTCAGGGTGGTTTTGGATATGACAATCTATCCATCACTAGCTTGTACCATTGCTGTCCTAGTGGGACTTTTTGCTAGCGGGGAATGGAAGGGTTTAGGGAAAGAGATGGAAGGTTTTAAACTTGGAGAAGTATCCTACTGCATGACTTTAATTTGGACAGCAATATCCTGGCAGCTTTTCTCTATTGGTTGTGTAGGACTGATTTTCGAGGTGTCCTCAGTCTTCTCCAATGTCATCAGTACTTTTGGTTTGCCTGTAGTTCCTGTTCTGGCCGTTCTCTGTTTTGGTGACAAAATGGATGTTATCAAGGCTATTGCCATGGTGTTGGCTATATGGGGCTTTCTTTCATATGTCTATCAGCACTATCTTGATGACTGCAAGCTCAAGAAACAAAATAGCAATGCCGCCGCTACTGAAATCTTAATCACTGGATGAGGATTTCCATGCACTCTTATGTTTCATATACAGTGAAGGAAATTCCTACTTCTCAGATTGAAGGGGTTCATAAATAATTGgaagaattgaattttttttaatgataatccTCCAAGAGTGATTGTCAATTCATAATTGAATTTACACTCCTTGTATGCCGTTTCTTCTATCAATAAGGAGTGAAGATCACTTCAGCCCTCgcactataatttatttatttatttatttatttattgttatttcaacCCCTATCCAACTCTAGTACAAACCAAACCCTGCATTAAGAGCTGGTTTAGGAGTGTAATACAGTATGGTTAAAGctgattaattaatatacactataattttatatgaactctttttttaaaaaaaaaatcttaattaaaaaatataatttataattttttaaaataataaaaataaaagctactataatattaaatgcaCACTGAAAAAGCTGCGATCGACATGTTAGCCCTTCCATTACCCAATTCCCCCAAGAAGGACAAAGCATTCTTGTATCAAACCAACCACACGAGTACATGAAATGATTCATCGTAGGACTTGGACTTGTTTTAGTTGCAGCTATACCCGACCAATTGAACTGTGTCAAAGATGGCTGAAACTGGTAGAAATAAGTTAAAATAAGATGTTtgtattttacctttttttttaaattttattaatatggcTGTTCGGACCAACTTGTgtatatctcaattaattttacgaactctgaaattaacgattatataagtttccagtagttttaaaatttataaaacttaaataaataatttttaaaaagcaaattaaaatctaaCCAGTAAAATACACTTCTCAAAATTATCTGTATTATACTTTTAAGTGCATGGCAGATGGATGGAAGTGACAGAATGTGttttataatagtaataatattaaaaattgccATAGTAAATATAAATAGGAGGCACGGAAGAAATGTAGGTTCGAGTGACATTACATACATATATGTTagtaaagaaacaaataaaaaggtggtttagatacataaaaatattgttttaagtcATACAgagagataatatttttaaaatataattaagttttttaaacctttaaaataataaaaaaaaactagaaaaaaatacggtttttatatatgttttttttctatgtaataACATGTTTgtataaattttgaaatattattatgaaattatatgattattaattcaattttattctaataatcaaaaaatttaaaattaattataaaaattaaaataaataaattcaaaaaaaattaaactcactaaaatattaaatttcaaatttcatcttttaacattataaatatacatattatatcattaaaagctcattagaaaatatttaattcattatgGATTTTCACTTCATAtaatacatgataaaaatttatatttataaacatttaagaaaaaaaatttctctaatgtgcgatataaattaattttttctttattcattttaaCACTAGgccaataatatatatatcttgtctTGCAATCAATGATATTTAAAACTGTATGTCAACCAGTCCATAAGATATCTTGTCTTGTCTTGTCTTGCATTCAAGAAATGTTAATGGAGTTTCTACTGACATTAAATATCTTATCTTGTTTCGAAAATGTTAAAATGCAGGGATACTGCttcctccctctctctttctttttttcacaaaaagagATTTTAACCTAAAACAACCCTGAAAGGCCAGGAATAGTGTCGTTTAAGGTACAAAATTATTACCACACTGCTTGTCGTCTGACAAAGAAATGGCAGGTCTAGCATATTGCTCGTGGTCATTTTGTaatttacaattaaataaaaaataattaattgaagtaCATGGtaacaatgttttaaaatcaaacaaatggaTTTAATTTCGAGTAAAACCTTTTCTCCAACAAATAGATTAACGCATATGCATGGTTCATATATTCATTGGATTGAGTAATTGTTGTAGAACggtgaaaaaatttatttatttacagtaatagaaaaattatattgaaaaaaaataacttattaaacaAGTTTATTGCATAAATTGCAATCCTATAAAATAGCTGttattctctctgtttttcttttttcagaaaTGAACGGaatgcaatttaaaaatataataatgcaAATGTAAAGATATACATTTCTTTTCATgatataaatttgattaaataaccTTATCCCTTCTAACCCCTTCTTCCATAAAAACGATGATCCTCCCGTTCATTTAGTAATTTTTCACcataacttcttttttaattaaacaatttccTCCTCGTTTTAGGgaattcaccaaaaaaaaatcattttgtcattgaatttttatttcggTGACAATCTACCCGGAATCCGTTATAAAATGACTTTGTGACTGAAAAACAATCAgcctaaaaaaacatgtggtGTTTGTGATcaaatttggtaaaaaaaaacaattgtgatCGAGTTTGCAAtcaccaattttatttttttttaatttcttggcaGGAACTAATGATTGAATTCTGGCCAGTCACAACCAGgtcaaaaaatgataaaatttaatttgctgGAAATgattaatattcataaaattaataaaaggaatAGAGGGCTGCGAATAGattataaatgaaagaaataaaattttaaaaaatggtgtAAATTtgatagaagaaaaaagaggaaatttggttttttttaaaaaaatacataatttatgataaatttgagACCTAATGTTTTAGtcacaaatgaaaaataaactcaaaaaaaaagaaaaaaaacattcattgttgaatttttatgatGGAATGATTTGCTACTTACTATATGGTTACAAATcggttaaaaacaataaaagagtgAACAAAAATTGCGGCTAAATGGCCAAATTACTTTCAATCACAaatttcaatgataaaaaatatgttttttttttgtgatttcctCAGATGAAGTCAAGAGCATTTCAAGCTGTATTGGGTTTATCAAGGGTTGCGTCTTAGACTATGGTGATCTTGTTGTGGTTAATGTTTTCCAAAACATAAGTTCCTTGTTGGAACAGGGTCCTTTGGTActtaagttaataaaaaagaaaagtaatataaatgaatataaaatagataaaagttGTAGGGAGTTTTTATATGGTGAATGTTGTGTGTTTCTATCTAAAACTTgttcaatttttaaattctacTTTGAATGGTATATGATTTCTTACATGGTAAACAAGGTAATTATAGACCTAGATCACATCAACTTAACTCTAAAGCATGGAGAGTAGTGTACCTCAATGTATAAAGTCGCAAGCATGTAGAGAATAGAGTGGTAGAGGTTGTTGCTAGCCAtgtattgaaaattttatgtGCATAGTGCAACACTAATATCTttagaataaatatattaaggTATATGCATTATGTGAGggtaaagagagagagagagaggatatgTGTCAGAGAGAGGAAAAGTGTGTGGAAGAGGGAATGTGCGTATGACAAAGAATGTATATGTGTAAGAGAGGAGAAAATGTGTAGGGAAGAGAA from the Populus nigra chromosome 1, ddPopNigr1.1, whole genome shotgun sequence genome contains:
- the LOC133669432 gene encoding purine permease 21-like, with amino-acid sequence FTSRLERKYTELLCIYVSFPGKEAKEASPPRHENETNQPTIPQKRKRNSTWWLLMAIYSFLLLAGQSVAVLLGRLYFEKGGNSSWMGALVQPAGFPILLPFYLSQPKSPSTSNFETNLPSNLVLASIYISSGLFLAIVSILHSLGLKYLPVSTYSLVCASQLGFNALFSFFLNSLKLTPFIINSLVLLTISSILLVFQDDSAESKQVYRRKYALGFICTVGASAGYGLLLSLTQFAFKKVLKQETFRVVLDMTIYPSLACTIAVLVGLFASGEWKGLGKEMEGFKLGEVSYCMTLIWTAISWQLFSIGCVGLIFEVSSVFSNVISTFGLPVVPVLAVLCFGDKMDVIKAIAMVLAIWGFLSYVYQHYLDDCKLKKQNSNAAATEILITG